The following proteins are co-located in the Castanea sativa cultivar Marrone di Chiusa Pesio chromosome 8, ASM4071231v1 genome:
- the LOC142605520 gene encoding farnesol kinase, chloroplastic, giving the protein MAATTVYIFSPLSCSSTFDLLVPKIKSQLGLGLGLGLGLRRNSNTPSLLSVSGATLSFSPSPNNPHHTININSISSVCGFGFGLRLGAISSGRILNRDMKPLAATMRLENPVVSDICAASLTGCIALSLLRFWGEIANRGIFDKKLNRKLVHISVGLVFMLCWPMFSSGDRGSILAGLVPGLNIIRMLLLGLGIMKDEAIVKSMSRNGDHRELLRGPLYYATTITLACIIYWRTSPIGIAAICNLCAGDGFADIIGRRFGSHKIPYNRNKSLIGSIAMASAGFLASIGYMYYFSSFGFLQERWEMVLGFLVVSLASALVESLPISSELDDNLTVPLTSILVGILVF; this is encoded by the exons atggcaGCAACAACTGTCTATATCTTCTCCCCACTAAGCTGCTCCTCAACGTTTGACTTACTTGTCCCCAAAATCAAATCTCAattgggattgggattgggattgggattgggattgAGGCGAAATTCCAACACTCCCTCGTTACTCTCAGTCTCAGGTGCCACACTCTCATTCTCACCCTCACCCAACAACCCACATCATACTATTAATATTAATAGTATTAGCTCTGTttgtggttttggttttggtttgagaCTGGGAGCTATCAGTTCTGGGCGAATACTTAATCGCGATATGAAGCCACTGGCTGCCACTATGAGACTGGAAAACCCGGTTGTCTCCGATATCTGTGCCGCCAGCTTGACCGGTTGCATCGCCCTCTCTTTGCTACGATTCTGGGGCGAAATCGCCAATCGTGGCATCTTTGACAAG AAATTGAATAGGAAGCTTGTGCATATAAGCGTTGGACTAGTTTTCATGCTTTGCTGGCCAATGTTCAG TTCTGGGGATCGGGGTTCCATTTTAGCAGGTCTTGTTCCAGGTCTCAATATCATTCGGATGCTTCTCTTGGGACTTGGAATAATGAAAGATGAGGCTATAGTGAAGTCGATGAGCAGAAATGGAGACCACAG GGAACTCCTTAGAGGACCACTCTACTATGCTACAACGATCACTTTGGCTTGCATCATCTATTGGAGAACTTCCCCTATTGGGATTGCAGCAATTTGTAACCTCTGTGCTGGGGATG GTTTTGCCGACATAATTGGAAGGAGGTTCGGTAGTCATAAAATTCCTTACAACAGAAACAAGTCTCTCATTGGTAGTATTGCAATGGCATCTGCCGGCTTTTTAGCATCTATAGG GTATATGTACTATTTCTCTTCATTTGGATTTCTTCAGGAAAGATGGGaaatggttttgggttttttggttGTGTCTCTTGCCTCAGCATTGGTGGAATCACTCCCCATAAGCAGTGAGCTTGATGACAACCTCACGGTTCCCTTGACTTCCATATTGGTGGGCATTCTTGTTTTCTGA